One window of Phaenicophaeus curvirostris isolate KB17595 chromosome 22, BPBGC_Pcur_1.0, whole genome shotgun sequence genomic DNA carries:
- the SLC25A34 gene encoding solute carrier family 25 member 34 isoform X1 produces the protein MAAGTLASPPAATSLHEFPYPPQTHRGVAQDSPTGGVPPVTDLVLGAAAGCLACVFTNPLEVVKTRLQLQGELQPPGTYPRHYRGVLRAAGAVCRADGLRGLQKGLAAGLLYQGLMNGVRFYCYSHAEDAGWTAYPGGTVAAGAVAGAVGAFVGSPAYLVKTHLQAQTQAAVAVGHQHNHESISGAFESIYRQHGVAGLWRGVSGAVPRVAVGSAAQLATFASAKDWVCEHQWFGEGSWAAVLAGGMVSGVAVAVTMTPFDVISTRLYNQPVEADGTPPPLSPGQALPGFFGLRPANLQQRGAAGLVQGHRRRLPPPRPPHRPQPLLLGRAQEDGAAPAAAGNVGCDAGLAAAVNKRGFSSFWRRFGVLGVVQMEWRDLKCRAERIRVMPGQRD, from the exons ATGGCTGCCGGCACCCTCGCTTCCCCCCCTGCCGCCACCTCCCTGCATGAATTCCCttatcccccccaaacccaccgcGGCGTCGCCCAGGATTCTCCGACCGGGGGGGTCCCTCCGGTGACGGATTTGGTGCTGGGCGCGGCGGCCGGTTGCTTGGCTTGCGTCTTCACCAACCCACTGGAGGTGGTGAAGACgcggctgcagctgcagggcgAGCTGCAGCCCCCCGGCACGTACCCCCGGCACTATCGGGGGGTGCTGCGGGCGGCGGGCGCCGTGTGCCGCGCCGACGGGCTGCGGGGGCTGCAGAAAGGCCTGGCCGCCGGCCTCCTCTACCAGGGCTTGATGAACGGAGTCCGCTTTTATTGCTATTCCCACGCCGAGGATGCCGGCTGGACCGCGTATCCCGGGGGCACCGTGGCCGCGGGGGCCGTGGCCGGGGCGGTGGGAGCCTTCGTGGGCAGCCCCGCGTACCTG GTCAAAACCCACCTGCAAGCCCAGACGCAGGCGGCCGTGGCCGTGGGTCACCAGCACAACCACGAG AGCATCTCCGGCGCTTTCGAGAGCATCTACAGGCAGCACGGGGTGGCAGGGCTGTGGCGAGGGGTTTCGGGGGCCGTGCCCCGTGTGGCTGTGGGTTCGGCCGCTCAACTCGCCACCTTCGCCTCTGCCAAGGACTGGGTCTGCGAGCACCAG TGGTTCGGGGAGGGCAGCTGGGCGGCGGTGCTGGCGGGCGGCATGGTGAGCGGCGTGGCGGTGGCGGTGACGATGACGCCCTTCGACGTGATCAGCACGCGGCTCTACAACCAGCCGGTGGAGGCCGACGGCACG CCgcctcctctctccccagggCAAGCTCTACCGGGGTTTTTTGGATTGCGTCCTGCGAATCtccagcaaagaggggctgctGGGCTTGTACAAGGGCATCGGCGCCGTCTACCTCCGCCTCGGCCCCCACAccgtcctcagcctcttcttttgGGACGAGCTCAGGAAGATGGTGCGGCACCAGCAGCCGCCGGGAACGTAGGATGCGACGCCGGCCTCGCCGCTGCCGTTAATAAAAGGGGTTTTTCTAGTTTTTGGCGTCGTTTCGGGGTCCTTGGGGTGGTGCAAATGGAGTGGAGGGACCTGAAATGCAGGGCTGAGAGGATAAGGGTGATGCCAGGGCAGAGGGATTAA
- the FBLIM1 gene encoding filamin-binding LIM protein 1, translating to MRPGNSSHRSGLSAASAMLPGKAEKRIASSIFITLVPPRREVAPEEKSPREPQPDGAEVLGAHRPRVPQTQRPALSNGESHPAAPVPSSSPVLVLSEAPQSLSMETLGPALQQLDLAAPTALQAPSAFPAKLRPPRLCQEQAGKLPWQDANGYPERDGSRDICAFCHKALGPREPTVEAMRKQYHADCFTCRTCQRLLAGQRYYQRDGRPMCDTCYQATLEKCAKCRGLITERIVRALGKVYHPSCFSCAACGRAIGTESFAVDEREEVYCVADFYRKYAVVCSACEHPIIPHDDKDTYKIECLGRTFHESCYRCESCGTPLSPEPSESGCYPLDDHLLCKSCHIHRQNESSC from the exons ATGAGACCAGGCAACTCATCCCACAG GTCTGGCCTTTCTGCGGCTTCGGCGATGCTGCCGGGGAAAGCGGAGAAGAGGATCGCTTCATCCATCTTTATCACCCTGGTGCCACCAcgcagggaggtggcacctgaGGAGAAAAGCCCACGGGAGCCGCAGCCGGATGGTGCTGAGGTCCTGGGTGCTCATCGTCCCCGCGTTCCGCAGACGCAGCGCCCTGCGTTGTCCAATGGAG AATCCCACCCGGCAGCCCCTGTGCCTTCGTCCTCACCCGTCCTCGTCCTCTCCGAAGCGCCCCAGTCCTTGTCCATGGAAACACTGGGTCCAGCACTGCAGCAACTGGACCtggcagcacccacagccctcCAG GCCCCGTCTGCCTTCCCTGCCAAACTGAGGCCACCCAGACTCTGCCAGGAGCAAGCAGGGAAGCTGCCGTGGCAGGATGCGAATGGGTACCCGGAGAGGGATGGCTCCAGAG ACATCTGTGCCTTCTGCCACAAAGCGCTGGGGCCCCGGGAGCCGACGGTGGAGGCGATGCGGAAGCAGTACCACGCCGACTGCTTCACCTGCCGGACCTGCCAGCGGCTCCTGGCTGGCCAGCGCTACTACCAAAGAGACGGACGCCCCATGTGCGACACCTGCTACCAG GCCACGCTGGAGAAATGTGCCAAGTGCCGGGGGCTGATCACGGAGCGCATCGTCCGTGCCCTGGGCAAGGTCTACCAccccagctgcttctcctgtgcCGCCTGCGGCCGGGCCATCGGCACCGAGAGCTTCGCCGTGGATGAGCGGGAGGAGGTGTACTGCGTGGCCGACTTCTACAG GAAATACGCCGTGGTCTGCAGTGCCTGCGAGCACCCCATCATCCCCCACGATGACAAGGACACCTACAAGATTGAGTGCCTGGGACGCACTTTCCACGAGAGCTGCTACCGCTGCGAG AGCTGTGGGACACCCCTGTCGCCAGAGCCATCGGAGAGCGGGTGCTACCCCCTGGATGACCACCTCCTCTGCAAGTCCTGCCACATCCACCGGCAAAACGAGTCGTCCTGCTAA
- the TMEM82 gene encoding transmembrane protein 82, with protein sequence MFSLWGWLPALPGLAWGWALLDALLQGLVGACAVSVLCSLLKVYLYIQCLNDPSRQAEKEALRTQRQVLEPLQVVVLTGVLALVGSRVAALVVLEFSLRAISTVLALRKGAQSIQLYLLCQYSLSCGVSCALSFLLEEAPHGTSNLALAVGLAGLLATYARRLAHHVCTLYELHSRGQYCGVCILLLSNGHRIPRLLRNALAVTFAVADLAAVALINRDFLSTAEAVRFWTPLTICYTLLVTYMQEEQSSPHRTVLVRMGGLFILLLTVGRWSDVLHVLVSLLGELWCLLRAGAMLEASRLQDSPRHSRPERQLASASEDMS encoded by the exons atgttttctctgtggggctggctgCCGGCGCTGCCCGGGCTGGCGTGGGGCTGGGCACTGCTGGACGCGCTCCTGCAAG GGTTGGTGGGTGCCTGCGCCGTCTCGGTGCTCTGCAGCCTCCTGAAGGTTTATCTCTACATCCAGTGCCTGAA TGACCCATCgaggcaggcagagaaggagGCTCTGCGGACGCAGCGACAGGTGCTGGAGCCACTGCAGGTGGTGGTGCTGACGGGTGTGCTGGCCCTGGTGGGCTCCCGCGTGGCTGCGCTGGTGGTGCTGGAGTTCTCCCTGAGAGCCATCTCCACCGTCCTCGCCCTCCGCAAG GGCGCCCAGAGCATCCAGCTCTACCTGCTGTGCCAGTACTCACTGAGCTGCGGGGTGTCCTGCGCCCTCAGCTTCTTGCTGGAAGAGGCTCCTCACGGGACGTCCAACCTGGCGCTGGCGGTGGGGCTGGCGGGGCTGCTGGCCACCTACGCCCGCCGCCTGGCTCACCACGTCTGCACCCTCTACGAGCTGCACAGCCGAGGGCAATACTGCGGCGtctgcatcctcctcctctccaacGGGCACCGCATCCCCCGGCTGCTCCGTAACGCCCTGGCCGTCACCTTCGCCGTGGCCGACTTGGCCGCCGTGGCTCTCATCAACCGGGATTTCCTCTCCACCGCCGAGGCCGTCCGCTTCTGGACGCCGCTCACCATCTGTTACACGCTGCTGGTCACCTACATGCAAG AGGAGCAGAGCTCGCCGCACCGGACGGTGCTGGTCCGGATGGGCGgcctcttcatcctcctcctcaccgTTGGCCGCTGGAGCGACGTCCTCCACGTCCTCGTCTCGCTGCTGGGAGAGCTCTGGTGTCTGCTCCGAGCCGGAGCCATGCTGGAGGCCAGCCGGCTGCAG GATTCTCCCCGGCACTCTCGGCCTGAGAGGCAGTTGGCATCAGCATCAGAAGACATGTCCTGA
- the SLC25A34 gene encoding solute carrier family 25 member 34 isoform X2, giving the protein MAAGTLASPPAATSLHEFPYPPQTHRGVAQDSPTGGVPPVTDLVLGAAAGCLACVFTNPLEVVKTRLQLQGELQPPGTYPRHYRGVLRAAGAVCRADGLRGLQKGLAAGLLYQGLMNGVRFYCYSHAEDAGWTAYPGGTVAAGAVAGAVGAFVGSPAYLVKTHLQAQTQAAVAVGHQHNHESISGAFESIYRQHGVAGLWRGVSGAVPRVAVGSAAQLATFASAKDWVCEHQWFGEGSWAAVLAGGMVSGVAVAVTMTPFDVISTRLYNQPVEADGTGKLYRGFLDCVLRISSKEGLLGLYKGIGAVYLRLGPHTVLSLFFWDELRKMVRHQQPPGT; this is encoded by the exons ATGGCTGCCGGCACCCTCGCTTCCCCCCCTGCCGCCACCTCCCTGCATGAATTCCCttatcccccccaaacccaccgcGGCGTCGCCCAGGATTCTCCGACCGGGGGGGTCCCTCCGGTGACGGATTTGGTGCTGGGCGCGGCGGCCGGTTGCTTGGCTTGCGTCTTCACCAACCCACTGGAGGTGGTGAAGACgcggctgcagctgcagggcgAGCTGCAGCCCCCCGGCACGTACCCCCGGCACTATCGGGGGGTGCTGCGGGCGGCGGGCGCCGTGTGCCGCGCCGACGGGCTGCGGGGGCTGCAGAAAGGCCTGGCCGCCGGCCTCCTCTACCAGGGCTTGATGAACGGAGTCCGCTTTTATTGCTATTCCCACGCCGAGGATGCCGGCTGGACCGCGTATCCCGGGGGCACCGTGGCCGCGGGGGCCGTGGCCGGGGCGGTGGGAGCCTTCGTGGGCAGCCCCGCGTACCTG GTCAAAACCCACCTGCAAGCCCAGACGCAGGCGGCCGTGGCCGTGGGTCACCAGCACAACCACGAG AGCATCTCCGGCGCTTTCGAGAGCATCTACAGGCAGCACGGGGTGGCAGGGCTGTGGCGAGGGGTTTCGGGGGCCGTGCCCCGTGTGGCTGTGGGTTCGGCCGCTCAACTCGCCACCTTCGCCTCTGCCAAGGACTGGGTCTGCGAGCACCAG TGGTTCGGGGAGGGCAGCTGGGCGGCGGTGCTGGCGGGCGGCATGGTGAGCGGCGTGGCGGTGGCGGTGACGATGACGCCCTTCGACGTGATCAGCACGCGGCTCTACAACCAGCCGGTGGAGGCCGACGGCACG ggCAAGCTCTACCGGGGTTTTTTGGATTGCGTCCTGCGAATCtccagcaaagaggggctgctGGGCTTGTACAAGGGCATCGGCGCCGTCTACCTCCGCCTCGGCCCCCACAccgtcctcagcctcttcttttgGGACGAGCTCAGGAAGATGGTGCGGCACCAGCAGCCGCCGGGAACGTAG